Sequence from the Acidimicrobiales bacterium genome:
CGGGCTGGTCGGCGAGCTGCGCGAGATGCTCGGCCCCGACGCCATCGTCTGCTGAGTGGACTCACCCGAGGCCGCGCGGCTGCTGGAGCGAGGTCTGGCAACGAGTTGGGCACGTCAGACCAGATGGGTGCCCGGCAGCACCATCAGGCACCTCGGTGGGCTCCTCGTCGCACTCAGCGGCATCGTGGACCAGACCCAGCAGGTGGCGGTGGTCGAGGGGCCGGTCACCGAGCCCGGCGCCGCGGTGATCGCGGCCGAGATCTGCTTCGATCGTGCCGGATGGCGACCGGCGTTCGACCTGGTCGTCGGCGCACACCCTGACATCGAAGCGGTGCTCGACCGGCGCGGGTTCGAGGTGGTCGTCAGCCGTCCGGGGATGGTGCGACCGCTCGCCGCACGTGACTGGGAGAGGATCGAGCCCGGTGTCGTGCTCGAGCTCGGAACCAGCGTCGAACGCGATCAGATCGTCGAGGTGCAGCGCGTGTCGTTCGATCTCACCCCCGCGACCGCATCGGGGCTGGTCGGTGACGCCATGTTCGCCGACCCCGACGTTGCCGTCATCGTGGCCCGGACCGAGATCGGCGGGCCGGTGGTCGGCTCGATCACCGTCCACCTCGATCCGGCCGCGGCGGCGATCGTCGGCACCGCCGTGGATCCGCGCCATCGCGAGCGTGGGATCGGGACCGCGCTGACCGCCGCCGCGCTCGATCTGGCCGCCGCGCACCGGATCCCCCACGCCTGGTTGCAGGCGACCCCCGCCGGTGAAGGGATCTACGACCGGTTGGGGTTCGCCCGGGTGGCCCGATGCGACGTGTGGCTGCGCTGAGCCGATCGCTCAAGTTGCGCGAACGGCGGGGACCTACTGGACTGGTGGTGTTGTCCGTCCACCATTCCTGGGGGTCATGACAGGCATGGCGATCGAGATCGAGACCAAGGATTGCGCCGCCTTGAGCGATGCAGACTTCGGAGAGCTGGCGGACATGTGCGCGGAGGGAGACAGCGAGATCGGTGTCGGCATGCTCTCGAAGCAGGCCGAGGAATGGGTGCTGATCACCCTGGCCAGGGACAACAGCAAGCTGAAGGGTTTCTCGTTCAGCACCCTCGAACGCATCGGGGGCACCCCGAGCGTGCTCGTGGGTGTCGCATCGGTGAAGCGGACCTCCAAGCGCGACTCCATCCTGCGGGGCATCGTCCTCGACCAGTTGCGGCGGGCGGTGCTGGCGTTCCCCGACGAAGACGTCCTGATCGGTGCCCGCTTCAACGATCCCGCAGGGTTCGAGGCCTACCGCCAGCTCGACGACATCGTGCCCCGGCCGGGCCACAAGGCCTCGGGAGAGGAACGGGCCTGGGGGCGACGGCTCGCCAAGCGCTTCGGCGTTGAAAACGGCAACTACGACGACCGCAGCTTCGTGGCCACCGGCGACGGTTCGACCCCCTGTGTGCTCCACCACGAGGCGCTCAAGCCCGAGCGGATCGCCCCCG
This genomic interval carries:
- a CDS encoding GNAT family N-acetyltransferase, which codes for MDSPEAARLLERGLATSWARQTRWVPGSTIRHLGGLLVALSGIVDQTQQVAVVEGPVTEPGAAVIAAEICFDRAGWRPAFDLVVGAHPDIEAVLDRRGFEVVVSRPGMVRPLAARDWERIEPGVVLELGTSVERDQIVEVQRVSFDLTPATASGLVGDAMFADPDVAVIVARTEIGGPVVGSITVHLDPAAAAIVGTAVDPRHRERGIGTALTAAALDLAAAHRIPHAWLQATPAGEGIYDRLGFARVARCDVWLR